A window from Photobacterium sp. DA100 encodes these proteins:
- a CDS encoding LysR family transcriptional regulator, which produces MDIEAVKMFALLAKKLNYTETAKALDVSQPTLSRKIKALEQDLNVTLVHRRGNNISLTPQGEAFLESATKILDLIDHTVEQLHVERKGISGQLRIGCLHPMARFLTKFFLPSFHEKHPNIHIHFHTLTPCTLTLFEDVDLMIAPFWLSDESVVCRKVSTFVRCCYASPAYLKKQGVPQFVHDLELHQCITQTNTPNVERYWNLQNRDGNKRQVEVSGDMTTNSIDIAINLALGGFGIGLIPANQVREYVESGELVRLFDGNWFEQGELFILYKQSLHTPKRYKVFIEEFEAFHYQWGSGLHNLE; this is translated from the coding sequence ATGGATATTGAAGCGGTTAAAATGTTTGCCTTGCTGGCAAAAAAACTCAATTACACGGAAACTGCTAAGGCGCTGGATGTGAGCCAGCCGACATTAAGCCGAAAGATTAAAGCGCTGGAACAAGACTTAAATGTCACATTGGTACACCGGCGGGGCAACAATATTAGCTTAACTCCGCAAGGGGAGGCATTTCTTGAGTCGGCAACAAAGATCCTCGATCTGATAGACCATACTGTCGAGCAACTGCATGTTGAAAGAAAGGGAATTAGTGGCCAGCTTCGAATTGGTTGCCTTCATCCTATGGCGCGCTTTCTGACCAAGTTTTTCCTACCGAGTTTTCATGAAAAGCACCCAAATATCCATATACACTTCCATACCTTGACACCCTGCACATTGACCTTGTTTGAGGACGTGGATTTGATGATTGCCCCGTTTTGGCTAAGCGATGAAAGTGTAGTTTGCCGAAAAGTGTCAACCTTTGTGCGCTGCTGTTACGCTTCACCGGCGTACTTGAAAAAGCAGGGGGTGCCGCAATTTGTCCATGATCTCGAGTTACACCAGTGTATTACCCAAACCAATACGCCGAACGTAGAACGTTATTGGAATTTGCAAAACCGTGACGGTAATAAAAGGCAAGTCGAAGTCTCTGGCGACATGACGACCAACTCGATTGATATCGCGATAAATCTAGCTCTGGGAGGTTTCGGGATTGGGTTGATACCGGCCAACCAGGTTCGAGAATATGTTGAGAGTGGTGAACTGGTTCGTTTGTTTGATGGTAACTGGTTCGAACAAGGAGAGTTGTTCATACTCTACAAGCAGAGTCTGCATACACCAAAACGCTATAAAGTGTTCATCGAAGAGTTCGAGGCTTTTCACTACCAGTGGGGCTCTGGCTTGCACAATCTCGAATAA
- a CDS encoding porin: MDVKTKVLYCAMAVLSTPALASEFVPPSVYGYVLGQIKWEDNKDYQSEIQSVQLGLLGHHRTDLVRVRYNIEAEYGRDLTAKTEQDRDFDIRLSEANLILLNHSLGSLYFGNGTVGTYKDLYSKVDIFDNNNMKRWSGSTLYRQGVYGTNQIAYGTPIWNGLQFKGAIISPNDSNGNNVDVYGLRLIYNKGNFNATLNRASTHHKQLPANATEDYVRYAFVSSFQLKDFYLAGLVELNQDDPAGDSNVYGLSTKYQLNNVTFKLGAQFKDYDDASQNNETLYLANASYAFDKHFTTFVELAEYAEDSKNDRINIGLNFHF, from the coding sequence ATGGATGTAAAAACTAAAGTGCTCTACTGTGCAATGGCCGTGCTGTCGACGCCGGCTTTAGCCAGCGAGTTTGTACCACCGTCGGTCTACGGCTATGTTCTGGGCCAAATAAAATGGGAGGACAATAAAGACTATCAATCTGAAATTCAGAGCGTTCAACTCGGCCTGCTTGGGCACCACCGAACAGATTTAGTCCGGGTTCGCTACAACATTGAGGCGGAATACGGCCGGGATCTAACGGCAAAAACAGAACAAGACCGAGATTTTGACATCCGTCTGAGCGAAGCCAACCTCATTTTGCTTAACCACTCTCTTGGCTCTCTGTATTTCGGCAATGGCACTGTCGGTACCTACAAGGACTTGTATTCAAAAGTCGATATCTTTGACAATAACAATATGAAACGTTGGAGCGGTTCAACTCTCTATCGCCAGGGTGTGTACGGTACCAACCAAATTGCTTACGGGACACCGATTTGGAACGGGCTGCAATTTAAGGGAGCCATCATCAGCCCGAATGACAGCAATGGCAACAATGTCGATGTCTACGGCTTACGCCTGATTTATAACAAGGGCAACTTTAATGCGACTTTAAATAGAGCATCCACCCACCACAAGCAGCTTCCAGCCAATGCGACCGAGGACTATGTCCGCTACGCATTTGTCTCCTCATTCCAACTCAAAGACTTCTATCTCGCTGGCTTGGTTGAATTAAACCAAGACGACCCTGCGGGTGACAGCAATGTCTATGGCTTATCCACAAAGTATCAGCTCAATAACGTGACCTTCAAGCTGGGAGCCCAATTCAAGGATTATGACGATGCTAGCCAAAATAACGAAACCCTCTACCTAGCGAACGCCAGCTATGCGTTCGACAAACATTTCACCACCTTTGTTGAGCTAGCGGAGTACGCAGAAGACAGCAAAAACGATCGCATCAACATCGGCCTGAACTTTCACTTTTAA
- a CDS encoding copper chaperone PCu(A)C, producing the protein MKKLIASLGLLTTLCAQADVTIRDCVIVEPAPNVNRTALFFTADYSVNEEVKALRLPSPEAILGGDISALTDNVQIHKTEMKDGVMKMQRIPKLFLEKDGKTVLKRGGLHFMLMDLKKRPVAGESYPVNIWLTYLADAQCEASVVKANQL; encoded by the coding sequence ATGAAAAAACTCATTGCTAGCCTAGGACTGCTCACAACGCTATGCGCTCAAGCTGATGTCACCATCCGCGACTGCGTTATCGTAGAGCCAGCACCCAATGTTAATCGCACCGCCCTTTTTTTCACCGCTGACTATTCCGTTAATGAAGAAGTGAAAGCGCTTCGCTTGCCCTCTCCAGAGGCTATTCTCGGCGGGGACATATCGGCATTAACTGACAATGTGCAGATCCATAAAACAGAAATGAAGGATGGCGTTATGAAAATGCAACGTATCCCGAAACTGTTCCTGGAGAAGGATGGGAAAACCGTGCTCAAAAGAGGTGGCTTGCACTTTATGTTGATGGATCTGAAAAAGCGTCCCGTTGCTGGCGAAAGCTACCCTGTCAACATATGGCTAACCTATCTCGCTGACGCCCAGTGCGAAGCCAGCGTTGTTAAAGCAAACCAACTTTAA
- a CDS encoding NapC/NirT family cytochrome c encodes MKIIQQIKQVKRSVIAVIALAGTGLGLLFALPATEVLHAFSTNEFCGSCHTMQPMVETFEQSIHGGNNSQGFVAECVDCHLPKSNVVEQLYVKGTSGMRHLWGEYVKGMDALDYQANHEKRTEFVFDSGCENCHRTLEHRASIADEQSAVSDQVHQMAFANRDTDTDYQCSSCHYDIAHPNLKRNMRLREEEKIRELAAVGGL; translated from the coding sequence ATGAAAATAATTCAGCAAATCAAACAAGTGAAGCGCTCGGTTATTGCCGTCATTGCCTTGGCCGGTACAGGCCTAGGCTTGCTATTCGCCCTCCCAGCGACTGAAGTGCTACATGCATTCAGTACCAACGAATTTTGTGGCTCATGCCATACCATGCAACCTATGGTAGAAACCTTCGAGCAAAGTATTCATGGCGGTAATAACTCCCAGGGTTTTGTCGCAGAGTGTGTTGATTGCCACTTACCCAAGTCCAATGTTGTTGAACAGCTCTACGTCAAAGGGACATCGGGCATGCGCCATCTGTGGGGTGAATATGTAAAGGGAATGGATGCCCTTGATTACCAGGCTAACCATGAAAAGCGTACAGAATTTGTTTTCGATTCCGGTTGTGAAAACTGTCACCGCACTTTAGAACATCGGGCCTCTATAGCCGATGAACAATCTGCAGTTTCCGATCAGGTACACCAGATGGCTTTTGCCAACCGTGACACTGACACAGATTACCAATGCTCTAGCTGTCACTACGACATCGCCCACCCGAATTTGAAACGCAACATGCGTCTACGTGAAGAAGAAAAAATCCGCGAACTAGCGGCAGTAGGAGGCCTATAA